The Pseudomonas azadiae genome contains a region encoding:
- a CDS encoding SulP family inorganic anion transporter, which yields MNLTRLRADALAGLTTSFALLPECIAFALVAHLNPLMGLYGAFIICTLTALFGGRPGMVSGAAGSMAVVIVALVVQHGVEYLLATVLLGGLIMVAFGLLRLGKLVRMVPHPVMLGFVNGLAIIIALAQLEHFKNGERWLSGTPLYVMTGLVLVTMAIVYLLPRITRAVPPALVAILGVGLAVYLLGLPTRTLGDMAHIAGGLPTFALPQIPWTLETLGIIAPYAFLMAMVGLLETLLTLNLTDEITETRGYPDRESVALGAANMVSGLFGGMGGCAMIGQTVINLSSGGRGRFSGVFAGVMILLFILFLSPLIERIPLAALVGVMFVVSQQTFAWASLRVINKVPLNDVLVIIAVTVITVFTDLATAVLCGIVIAALNFAWQQARELYADEHLEADGSKLYRLHGTLFFASTTPFLNQFDPANDPAQVTLDCRHLSFVDYSAIAALMTLRERYAKAGKHLRVLHLSERCKKLLKRARVHHD from the coding sequence ATGAACCTCACCCGTCTGCGCGCCGATGCCCTGGCCGGCCTCACCACTTCCTTTGCGTTGCTGCCCGAGTGCATCGCCTTTGCCCTGGTGGCTCACCTCAACCCGCTGATGGGGCTCTATGGCGCCTTTATCATCTGCACACTGACCGCCTTATTCGGCGGGCGCCCCGGTATGGTCTCCGGTGCGGCAGGCTCCATGGCGGTGGTGATCGTGGCGTTGGTGGTGCAACACGGTGTGGAATATCTGCTGGCCACGGTGCTGCTGGGCGGGCTGATCATGGTCGCGTTCGGCCTGCTGCGCCTGGGCAAACTGGTGCGCATGGTGCCGCACCCGGTGATGCTGGGGTTCGTCAACGGCCTGGCGATCATCATTGCGCTGGCGCAGCTTGAGCATTTCAAGAACGGCGAACGCTGGCTCAGCGGCACACCGCTGTACGTAATGACCGGCCTGGTGCTGGTGACCATGGCCATCGTCTACCTGTTGCCGCGTATCACGCGCGCCGTGCCGCCCGCGCTGGTGGCGATCCTTGGCGTGGGCCTGGCGGTCTATCTGCTCGGTTTGCCGACCCGCACTCTCGGCGACATGGCCCACATCGCCGGCGGCCTGCCGACCTTTGCGTTGCCGCAGATCCCCTGGACCCTGGAAACCCTCGGCATCATCGCGCCCTACGCCTTCCTGATGGCCATGGTCGGTCTGCTGGAAACCCTGCTGACCCTGAACCTCACCGACGAAATCACCGAAACCCGTGGCTACCCCGACCGCGAAAGTGTGGCCTTGGGCGCAGCGAATATGGTCTCGGGCCTGTTCGGCGGCATGGGCGGTTGCGCGATGATCGGGCAAACCGTGATCAACCTCAGCTCCGGCGGACGCGGGCGTTTCTCCGGGGTATTTGCCGGAGTGATGATCCTGCTGTTCATTCTGTTTCTGTCACCGCTGATCGAGCGCATTCCGCTGGCGGCGCTGGTCGGGGTGATGTTCGTGGTGTCGCAGCAGACCTTCGCCTGGGCGTCGTTGCGGGTGATCAACAAGGTGCCGCTCAATGATGTGCTGGTGATCATTGCGGTGACGGTGATCACCGTCTTTACCGACCTGGCCACCGCTGTGCTGTGCGGGATTGTGATTGCGGCGCTGAACTTTGCCTGGCAGCAAGCGCGCGAACTGTATGCCGATGAGCACCTGGAAGCCGATGGCAGCAAGCTCTATCGCCTGCACGGTACCTTGTTCTTTGCCTCGACTACGCCGTTCCTGAACCAATTCGACCCGGCCAACGACCCGGCCCAGGTGACGCTGGATTGCCGTCACCTGAGCTTTGTCGACTACTCGGCGATTGCCGCGCTGATGACCTTGCGTGAGCGCTACGCCAAAGCCGGCAAGCACCTGCGGGTGTTGCATCTGTCGGAGCGCTGCAAGAAGTTGCTCAAGCGTGCGCGGGTGCATCACGACTGA
- a CDS encoding NAD-dependent epimerase/dehydratase family protein, whose amino-acid sequence MNVFVTGAAGFIGGSIATGLIKAGHTVTGLVRSAEQAAEMTALGITPVIGSLDDAAVLTEQAHKADAVINAASSDHRAGAETLLAALKGSNKPFLHTSGSSIVGDASGGKASDVIYYEGNLPEPTVDKAARVAIDNLILAAARDGVNSAVICNTLIYGHSLGVKRDSVQLPRLLKQARKSGVVRHVGSGQNIWSNVHIEDVVALYLLALTKNVPGTFYFVESSEAAFVDMTTAIAEALKLGQPQDWPLADAEAEWGYEMANYGLGSNSRVRGRHAREWLGWVPKRTSVVEWIRNEMV is encoded by the coding sequence ATGAACGTATTCGTAACCGGCGCCGCAGGTTTTATCGGCGGTTCCATCGCCACCGGCCTGATCAAGGCTGGCCACACCGTCACCGGCCTGGTGCGCAGCGCCGAGCAAGCTGCCGAGATGACCGCCCTGGGCATCACGCCCGTGATCGGCAGCCTCGATGACGCCGCCGTGCTCACCGAACAGGCGCACAAGGCCGATGCGGTGATCAATGCCGCGAGCAGCGACCATCGCGCTGGCGCCGAAACCCTGCTGGCGGCACTGAAAGGCTCGAACAAGCCGTTCCTGCACACCAGCGGTTCGAGCATCGTCGGCGATGCATCGGGTGGCAAGGCCAGCGATGTCATCTACTACGAAGGCAACCTGCCGGAACCGACGGTCGACAAGGCTGCTCGTGTCGCCATCGACAACCTGATCCTGGCCGCCGCCCGGGACGGCGTGAATTCGGCCGTGATCTGCAACACCTTGATCTACGGTCACAGCCTGGGCGTGAAGCGCGACAGCGTGCAATTGCCGCGCTTGCTCAAGCAGGCGCGCAAGAGCGGGGTGGTCCGCCATGTGGGCAGCGGCCAGAACATCTGGTCCAACGTGCACATTGAAGACGTGGTGGCGCTGTACCTGCTGGCGCTGACCAAAAATGTACCGGGTACGTTTTACTTCGTGGAAAGCAGCGAGGCAGCGTTTGTCGACATGACCACCGCCATCGCCGAAGCGCTGAAACTGGGTCAACCGCAGGATTGGCCATTAGCGGATGCCGAGGCCGAGTGGGGCTATGAAATGGCCAACTATGGCCTGGGCTCCAACAGCCGGGTGCGGGGCAGGCATGCCCGTGAATGGCTGGGCTGGGTGCCGAAGCGGACGTCGGTTGTGGAATGGATTCGTAACGAGATGGTGTGA
- a CDS encoding LysR substrate-binding domain-containing protein, protein MKARSDELQIFVSVIECGSISAAAEQVGQTPSAVSRTLSRLEAKLDTTLINRTTRRMDLTEEGKYFFEQAKAILAQMDELEERLSSRQKKPAGRLRINAAVPFMLHGIVPYIAEFRRLYPDIQLELNSDDVIIDLLEQSTDIAIRIGALADSTLHARSLGCTPLHILASPDYLEQHGTPTTVAELADHTLLGFTQTETLNHWPLRHVEGDRWLIQPGIAASSGETVRQLALEGQGICCLSNFMTAADIDAGRLVPVLETFNSGYRQPIHAVFYRNSQLALRIQCFLDFIQAKLARYAC, encoded by the coding sequence GTGAAAGCCCGATCCGATGAGCTACAGATCTTTGTCAGCGTGATCGAGTGCGGTTCGATCTCCGCAGCGGCGGAACAGGTCGGGCAGACGCCGTCCGCGGTCAGTCGCACCTTGTCGCGCCTGGAAGCCAAGCTCGACACCACGCTGATCAACCGCACCACGCGGCGCATGGACCTGACCGAAGAGGGCAAGTACTTCTTCGAGCAGGCCAAGGCGATCCTGGCGCAAATGGATGAGCTGGAAGAACGCCTGTCGTCCCGCCAGAAAAAACCCGCCGGGCGCCTGCGCATCAACGCCGCGGTACCGTTCATGTTGCATGGCATCGTGCCGTACATCGCCGAGTTTCGCCGCCTCTACCCCGACATTCAACTGGAGCTGAACAGCGATGACGTGATCATCGACCTGCTCGAGCAAAGCACCGATATCGCCATTCGCATCGGTGCCCTGGCCGACTCCACCCTGCATGCGCGCTCCCTTGGCTGTACGCCGCTGCATATCCTCGCCAGCCCCGATTACCTTGAGCAACACGGCACGCCGACCACGGTCGCCGAGTTGGCGGACCACACCCTGCTCGGGTTTACCCAGACCGAAACCCTCAACCATTGGCCGCTGCGTCATGTGGAAGGCGACCGCTGGCTGATCCAGCCCGGCATCGCCGCGTCCAGCGGTGAAACCGTGCGCCAACTGGCGCTGGAAGGGCAGGGCATCTGCTGCCTGTCGAACTTCATGACCGCTGCCGACATCGACGCCGGGCGCTTGGTGCCGGTGCTGGAAACCTTCAACAGTGGCTACCGACAGCCAATCCACGCGGTGTTCTACCGTAACTCGCAATTGGCGTTGCGTATCCAGTGTTTCCTGGATTTTATCCAGGCCAAGCTGGCGCGCTATGCCTGCTGA
- a CDS encoding NAD(P)H-dependent oxidoreductase produces the protein MKKVLLLNGGKQFAHSDGRYNSTLHDAALAVLDRGGIDVKITHIDEGYDVAEEVAKFLWADVIIYQMPGWWMGAPWIVKKYIDEVFTEGHGSLYASDGRTRSDASQKYGSGGLVQGKQYLLSLTWNAPQQAFDDPSDFFEAKGVDAVYFPFHKAHEFLGMTALPTFLCVDVMKRPAIEADVARYEQHLAQVFNLSV, from the coding sequence ATGAAAAAAGTACTCCTGCTCAACGGCGGCAAACAGTTCGCCCACTCCGACGGTCGCTACAACAGCACCTTGCATGACGCCGCCTTGGCTGTGCTGGACCGTGGCGGCATCGACGTCAAAATCACCCACATCGACGAAGGCTATGACGTCGCCGAAGAGGTCGCCAAATTCCTCTGGGCCGACGTGATCATCTACCAGATGCCCGGCTGGTGGATGGGCGCGCCGTGGATCGTGAAGAAGTACATCGACGAAGTCTTCACCGAAGGCCACGGCAGCCTGTACGCCAGCGATGGCCGCACACGTTCCGATGCCTCGCAGAAGTACGGCAGCGGCGGCCTGGTGCAGGGCAAGCAATACCTGCTGTCGCTGACCTGGAATGCGCCCCAGCAAGCCTTCGACGACCCGAGCGACTTCTTTGAAGCCAAGGGCGTGGACGCGGTGTACTTCCCGTTCCACAAGGCCCACGAGTTCCTCGGCATGACCGCGTTGCCAACCTTCCTCTGCGTTGACGTGATGAAGCGCCCGGCGATCGAAGCTGACGTGGCACGCTACGAGCAGCATCTGGCGCAGGTGTTCAATCTCTCGGTGTAA
- a CDS encoding sulfite exporter TauE/SafE family protein — protein sequence MNTFLGFYQTIGPALTLLVIGTFLLAGTVKGVIGLGLPTIAMGLLGLAMLPAQAAALLIIPSTVTNLWQLAFGGHLRGLVRRLWPMLLLIFLGTGLGTLWLGMDGGGWAVHALGGALLAYALSGLFLPSFRVAPEAERWLGPVCGVITGIITSATGVFVIPAVPYLQALGLNRDQLVQALGLSFSVSTLALAAGLAWLGSLGAGEINASLLALVPALLGMWLGQVVRQRISAALFKRVFFIGMALLGGHLLING from the coding sequence ATGAATACCTTCCTCGGCTTTTACCAAACCATTGGCCCCGCCCTGACCCTGCTGGTGATCGGCACCTTCCTGCTGGCCGGTACCGTCAAGGGTGTGATCGGCCTGGGCCTGCCGACGATCGCCATGGGGTTGCTCGGCCTGGCTATGCTGCCGGCACAGGCAGCGGCATTGCTGATCATCCCGTCGACGGTTACCAACCTCTGGCAACTGGCGTTCGGCGGCCATCTGCGTGGACTGGTCAGACGCCTGTGGCCCATGCTCCTGCTGATTTTTCTCGGCACCGGGCTGGGCACGTTGTGGCTGGGCATGGACGGCGGTGGCTGGGCGGTCCATGCGCTGGGCGGGGCACTGCTGGCCTATGCACTCAGCGGATTGTTCCTGCCCTCGTTCAGAGTGGCGCCCGAAGCCGAACGCTGGCTGGGCCCCGTGTGTGGCGTGATCACGGGCATCATTACCTCGGCGACCGGTGTGTTCGTGATCCCGGCCGTGCCCTATCTGCAAGCGTTGGGGCTGAACCGCGATCAGTTGGTGCAGGCGCTGGGGCTGTCGTTCAGTGTGTCCACCCTGGCGCTCGCTGCCGGGTTGGCCTGGCTCGGCAGCCTGGGCGCGGGTGAAATCAACGCGTCGCTGCTGGCGCTGGTGCCGGCTCTGCTGGGGATGTGGCTTGGCCAAGTGGTGCGCCAGCGCATCAGTGCGGCGTTATTCAAGCGGGTATTCTTCATCGGCATGGCGCTGCTGGGCGGTCATCTGCTGATCAACGGTTAA
- a CDS encoding LysR family transcriptional regulator yields the protein MHFDLIDLRLYLHTLDTGNITAGAARSHLSLAAASARIRAMEAALGIECLERGRRGVTPTAAGKALARHARLLLQQAEHLQQDLAEYAKGIKGQVRLLCNTTALSEYLPELLAQFLREHPNLDIDLQELPSLRITQALRQGTADLGIISDAVDTHGLQTLPFRDDPLVLIMPLNHPLTAQPASFIDSLQHDYVGLATHSALAVYLEEQALHAGFRLQTRIRADGFDGLIRMVAGGAGLGIVPQAALERWPAERRFKTQPLNEDWACRTLLLAARSFEQLPAYARALLDALARPLRKNP from the coding sequence ATGCACTTTGACCTGATCGACCTGCGCCTCTATCTACACACCCTCGACACCGGCAACATCACCGCCGGCGCGGCCCGCAGTCACCTCTCCCTGGCCGCCGCCAGCGCGCGCATCCGCGCCATGGAAGCCGCGCTGGGCATCGAATGCCTCGAACGCGGCCGCCGCGGCGTCACGCCAACCGCCGCCGGCAAGGCCCTGGCCCGTCACGCGCGGCTGTTGCTGCAACAGGCCGAGCATCTGCAACAAGACCTGGCCGAATACGCCAAAGGCATCAAAGGCCAGGTGCGCCTGCTGTGCAACACCACGGCCTTGAGCGAATACCTGCCGGAATTGCTCGCGCAGTTCCTGCGCGAGCACCCCAACCTCGATATCGACCTGCAAGAGTTGCCGAGCCTGCGCATCACCCAAGCGTTACGCCAGGGCACGGCCGACCTCGGGATTATCTCCGATGCGGTCGACACCCATGGCTTACAGACCCTGCCCTTTCGCGATGACCCGCTGGTGCTGATCATGCCGCTGAACCATCCTCTCACCGCGCAACCCGCGAGTTTTATCGACAGCCTGCAACACGACTACGTGGGTCTGGCTACCCACAGTGCGCTGGCGGTGTATCTGGAAGAACAAGCATTGCACGCCGGGTTCCGTCTGCAGACACGCATACGTGCCGACGGTTTTGATGGGTTGATTCGCATGGTTGCCGGCGGCGCAGGCCTGGGCATCGTGCCCCAGGCCGCACTGGAACGCTGGCCGGCAGAGCGCCGCTTCAAGACCCAGCCGCTCAATGAGGACTGGGCCTGCCGCACCCTGCTACTCGCTGCGCGCTCGTTCGAACAATTGCCTGCCTACGCCAGAGCCTTGCTCGACGCCCTGGCCCGGCCCTTGCGGAAAAACCCGTAA
- the kynU gene encoding kynureninase has protein sequence MIERSHCQALDAQDPLAPLRHQFALPQGVIYLDGNSLGARPVASLARAQQVITQEWGNGLIRSWNSAGWAHLSQRLGDRLAPLIGAHDGEVVITDTTSINLFKVLSAALTLQRQRAPARKVIVSEASNFPTDLYIAEGLAELLQQGYSLRLVNSPAELPQAIDQDVAVVMLTHVNYKTGYLYDMQALTALSHECGALSIWDLAHSAGAVPIDLHQAGVDYAIGCTYKYLNGGPGSQAFVWVNPALVDEVRQPLSGWFGHTRQFAMESSYAPSAGIARYLCGTQPITSLAMAECGLEIFEQTDMASVRSKSLALTDLFIARVETRCAAHGLALITPREHARRGSHVSFEHPEGYAVIQALIARGVIGDYREPRIMRFGFTPLYTSFTEIWDAVEILGDILDKRAWDQPQFKVRNSVT, from the coding sequence ATGATTGAACGAAGCCATTGCCAAGCTCTCGATGCTCAGGACCCGCTGGCGCCCCTGCGGCATCAGTTCGCCTTGCCGCAAGGGGTGATTTACCTCGACGGCAATTCCCTCGGCGCACGCCCCGTGGCATCGTTGGCGCGGGCGCAACAGGTGATCACGCAGGAATGGGGCAATGGCTTGATTCGCAGCTGGAACAGCGCTGGTTGGGCGCACTTGTCCCAGCGCCTCGGCGATCGCCTGGCTCCGCTGATTGGGGCGCATGACGGCGAAGTGGTGATCACCGATACCACTTCGATCAACCTGTTCAAAGTGCTCAGCGCCGCGTTGACCCTGCAGCGCCAGCGTGCGCCTGCCCGTAAGGTGATCGTCAGCGAGGCGAGCAACTTTCCCACCGACCTGTATATCGCCGAAGGCCTGGCCGAGTTGCTGCAACAGGGCTATTCCCTGCGCCTGGTGAACAGCCCGGCCGAGTTGCCCCAGGCTATCGACCAGGACGTTGCGGTGGTGATGCTGACCCACGTCAACTACAAGACCGGCTACCTGTACGACATGCAGGCGCTGACGGCCCTGAGTCATGAGTGCGGCGCCTTGAGTATCTGGGATTTGGCGCACTCGGCGGGCGCGGTGCCCATCGATCTGCATCAGGCCGGCGTCGATTATGCAATTGGCTGCACCTACAAATACCTCAACGGCGGCCCGGGTTCCCAAGCGTTTGTGTGGGTCAACCCGGCGCTGGTGGATGAGGTGCGCCAGCCGCTGTCAGGCTGGTTCGGGCACACCCGCCAGTTCGCCATGGAATCGAGTTACGCACCGAGCGCCGGCATTGCGCGCTACCTGTGCGGCACCCAGCCGATCACCTCGCTGGCCATGGCGGAGTGCGGCCTGGAGATTTTCGAGCAGACCGATATGGCGAGTGTGCGCAGTAAGTCTCTGGCGTTGACCGACCTGTTTATCGCGCGGGTGGAAACGCGCTGCGCCGCCCATGGCCTGGCGTTGATCACCCCGCGTGAGCACGCCAGGCGCGGCAGCCATGTGAGTTTCGAGCATCCCGAAGGTTATGCGGTGATCCAGGCCCTGATAGCCCGTGGGGTGATTGGTGATTATCGCGAGCCGCGCATCATGCGCTTTGGTTTTACGCCGTTGTACACAAGCTTTACCGAAATATGGGACGCGGTGGAAATCCTTGGCGACATCCTCGACAAACGCGCCTGGGACCAGCCGCAATTCAAAGTGCGCAATAGCGTCACTTAA
- a CDS encoding Lrp/AsnC family transcriptional regulator — translation MILDATDLRLLHFLQQDGRISNQELAEKVALSPSACLRRLRLLESEGVISGYRAVLNAEQLGIELEAIVHLSLRQDVEDWHETFIKKVQGWPEVASAYVITGASNYVLRVQARNLKHFSDFIVNHLNRTAGVMDIRSEIVLQKIKDRDEVLDLVIRK, via the coding sequence ATGATTCTCGACGCCACCGACCTGCGCCTCCTGCATTTCCTGCAACAGGATGGCCGCATCAGCAACCAGGAACTGGCGGAGAAAGTCGCGCTGTCACCCTCCGCTTGCCTGCGCCGCCTGCGTCTGCTGGAAAGCGAAGGTGTCATCAGCGGCTACCGTGCGGTGCTCAATGCCGAGCAGTTGGGAATAGAGCTGGAGGCCATCGTCCACCTGTCGTTGCGCCAGGATGTGGAGGATTGGCATGAGACGTTTATCAAGAAGGTGCAGGGCTGGCCGGAAGTGGCCAGTGCTTATGTGATCACCGGTGCGAGCAACTATGTGCTGCGGGTGCAGGCGCGGAATTTGAAGCATTTTTCGGACTTCATCGTGAACCACCTGAACCGTACGGCGGGGGTGATGGATATACGCTCGGAGATTGTGTTGCAGAAGATCAAGGATAGGGATGAGGTTTTGGATCTGGTCATCCGCAAATAG